A single Hippocampus zosterae strain Florida chromosome 1, ASM2543408v3, whole genome shotgun sequence DNA region contains:
- the sh3tc2 gene encoding SH3 domain and tetratricopeptide repeat-containing protein 2 isoform X3 — MCNMGNTLSQEDISPAELDALWREPAYTLGGTHEHFSRNYIMTEGVGEEEDGPVVESGEGEPEPNNYWKRKEAFLKGSRMTLGEKCAPEVTLLFTGRRRSSEDPDRALQEALRTRLRVVESNSKDVIQLFKDLSARLVSVHAEKDSFILTFKTVEELWKFSTYLALGYVARCLENFLCDQSFWLEPKLLSDLEINVKIDEDHLATLYLELLLQEGSFFAKALCTRHDEDDEDQLSFKKNDLLMVKDTGQEDMWEGTLLTTGHHGLVPVTATQPLPYPFYQWFLRNYPGCAGCSPTEKEAFEHPLVTGSCVAVVDYIPLVQDELQLNQGDVVEIQGLMVRGLGVFIGKHSSTGRTGFIHKAHVKPLDTLSLQRHLVFLTEEERATLAQTSLFSYEPCDSNLLERLFSSDISSVYRLDRLDESDFMYIRNRPKRDHKVPTSTRQSVMSERSDGTPPNHSSPHPSLSHSSPRVSLCQSRNALAEEGEHLSFTFDDTFRELGEFQEEPPLFLEENIWERDESEVSDPTLILLNHDQFQEDFLPLYDLECSFLWVTFNGKGESELSGQLEGVRECAKRMGMHWARRRACFLLGRLCARKLKLSQARVYYEEALSVQVDSFRDTPLLIALLTNLTAVYLKQRMSDKLPLTLEKASAVLLCLPKHTYTSSDEIELLKLLLRRSMVTGDKYLEARVCYLISSLFLLLRKPDDALPFVERLQFLSSSLSANDGSGIAPLDLNWLLSLLYHRKYMPYLVLASLSLDSRQDHSLHDAFQRIERFIRNSARLNPFWKEETSLLPAQIVVYLLQALAIAEKEGDLKSQRDLCLGLASVYQQYGALDKAVCCAQRAVETGGFINEEEGFEASVLLGWLLVLTGQAEKAQGVLRPLLVSLQGSDSSTQRGVIHNLLALCLRQQGRIPEAGWQLHSALVISRESGNQRNQALALANLGCLALDTGASTLAERFLVRSLQLFLGLWESPTDEEHVQTFLWLGKSYKDRGKSHQIRVSYEMGLLIALHARNLPSQLVVAKVLSRLYSDLLLYGQSIVYYEHCVSVARELKDKRLEGEYLEILSSLYLSLNTERSSRKSLDYTKQSLRISIDLGKREEESETWLQVGRIYYLIHEDELADMYLQAAVKTALRMNDPHFSMSIYEEAGDVYFKGHRNRMASLPFYRDGSLPFSRSIRDTHSEFRLLSKLTALLMEQGEQEEALQYAMLAVEIANKTGVHINERTAYHRLATVYYNLQHYEMAENYYLKSLSLCPPVMQHPKEARYYTQVYCRLGNLTLHKLKDSLDALGYFHLALAAALEDRANPEALYVVYMKLAEIHGNHMPDAQLCQLYRDRANSLKRVLSGAEDSTVNEEIGKDTSEHCDSDPFPRTSGIQAATHRNAERLNELNERQHDHIPPRDTNKEFGDATAFLSSQSYSESIWTESFDTAREYMSDSCSSTDTVQTSPKQIDGNDLTSNTSLDPDKELVTDPHLHQKDPAASVSGVDNLSS, encoded by the exons ATGTGCAACATGGGTAACACACTAAGCCAAGAAG ATATATCTCCTGCTGAGCTGGATGCCTTGTGGAGGGAACCAGCATATACTCTCGGGGGGACCCACGAACACTTTTCAAGAAATTACATCATGACTGAAG GCGtaggtgaggaggaggatggcccCGTTGTGGAGTCAGGTGAAGGAGAACCAGAGCCAAATAACTACTGGAAGCGAAAAGAGGCATTTCTTAAAGGAAGTCGGATGACACTGGGCGAAAAATGCGCCCCAG AAGTTACTCTCCTTTTCACTGGACGCCGACGCTCCAGTGAGGACCCAGACCGGGCTCTCCAGGAGGCCCTGCGCACCCGACTCCGAGTAGTGGAGAGCAATAGCAAAGATGTCATCCAGCTGTTTAAG GACCTATCTGCACGTCTGGTGTCTGTTCATGCAGAGAAGgacagctttatcctcacatttaAAACTGTAGAGGAACTCTGGAAGTTTTCGACATATCTAGCATTAG GTTACGTGGCACGGTGCTTGGAGAACTTCCTGTGTGATCAGTCCTTTTGGCTTGAGCCAAAATTGCTCAGTGACTTGGAGATTAATGTAAAAATAGATGAGGATCATTTGGCCACACTCTATCTTGAGCTTTTACTCCAGGAAG GATCTTTCTTTGCTAAGGCACTGTGCACAAGACATGACGAGGATGATGAAGATCAACTGTCTTTCAAAAAGAATGATCTTCTCATGGTGAAGGACACAGGACAGGAGGACATGTGGGAGGGCACACTGCTCACCACTGGCCATCATGGCCTCGTGCCAGTCACCGCCACTCAGCCGCTTCCCTACCCTTTCTACCA GTGGTTCCTGAGGAATTACCCGGGCTGTGCCGGGTGCTCGCCAACAGAAAAAGAAGCGTTTGAACATCCACTTG TGACAGGTTCGTGTGTAGCCGTGGTCGACTACATTCCGTTGGTTCAAGATGAGCTCCAGCTAAATCAAGGGGACGTTGTCGAGATTCAAGGTCTCATGGTGCGAGGCCTTGGCGTCTTCATCGGAAAACACTCCTCCACTGGTCGGACTGGCTTTATCCACAAGGCCCACGTGAAGCCTCTGGATACCCTGTCACT ACAAAGACATTTGGTCTTTCTGACCGAGGAGGAGCGAGCCACGCTGGCTCAAACCAGCCTGTTTAGCTACGAGCCGTGCGATAGCAACCTCCTGGAAAGGCTCTTCTCATCTGACATCAGCTCTGTATACAGGCTAG ACAGGCTGGATGAGTCTGACTTCATGTATATCAGGAATCGGCCCAAACGTG ATCACAAGGTTCCTACAAGCACTCGCCAGAGTGTCATGTCGGAGAGAAGCGACGGAACGCCTCCGAACCACTCCTCCCCCCACCCATCGCTATCGCACTCGTCACCGCGCGTGTCACTCTGTCAGTCCCGCAATGCTCTGGCAGAGGAGGGAGAGCACCTGTCCTTCACTTTCGATGACACATTTAGAGAGCTCGGTGAATTCCAGGAGGAACCGCCTCTCTTCTTGGAGGAAAACATTTGGGAAAGGGACGAGTCAGAAGTTAGTGACCCAACGTTGATCCTGCTAAACCATGACCAGTTTCAG GAAGACTTCCTTCCCCTGTATGACCTCGAGTGTTCCTTCCTGTGGGTGACCTTCAATGGGAAGGGCGAGAGTGAACTCTCAGGTCAGCTTGAAGGTGTAAGGGAGTGTGCAAAACGGATGGGCATGCATTGGGCACGTCGGCGAGCGTGCTTCCTCTTGGGAAGACTCTGCGCCAGGAAGCTCAAGCTATCGCAG GCTCGTGTATACTACGAGGAAGCACTGAGTGTTCAAGTGGACAGTTTTCGTGACACACCGCTGTTGATCGCTCTCCTCACCAACCTCACAGCCGTCTACCTGAAGCAGCGTATGAGCGACAAGCTGCCCCTCACCCTGGAAAAGGCCAGCGCTGTGCTTCTCTGTCTTCCCAAACATACCTACACGTCCTCTGATGAAATCGAGCTGCTGAAACTGCTTCTGAGGAGGTCGATGGTAACAGGGGATAAATATCTGGAGGCCCGTGTTTGCTACCTTATCTCCAGCCTCTTCCTACTTCTAAGGAAGCCTGATGACGCTCTTCCCTTTGTTGAGCGCTTACAATTCCTCTCCTCAAGTCTCTCCGCGAACGACGGATCTGGGATAGCACCTCTGGACCTCAACTGGCTTTTGAGCTTGCTCTATCACCGTAAATACATGCCTTATCTGGTGCTAGCTTCTCTGAGCCTTGACTCAAGACAAGACCACTCGCTCCATGACGCCTTCCAGAGGATTGAGAGGTTTATCAGAAACTCTGCTCGCCTGAACCCGTTTTGGAAGGAGGAAACCTCCCTGCTCCCTGCCCAGATTGTGGTTTACCTCCTGCAGGCGCTGGCGATAGCTGAGAAAGAGGGGGACTTAAAGTCGCAGAGAGACCTATGTCTGGGCTTGGCCTCAGTTTACCAGCAGTATGGCGCCCTTGATAAGGCTGTGTGCTGTGCTCAACGAGCAGTGGAGACTGGAGGCTTCATCAATGAGGAGGAAGGCTTTGAGGCCTCTGTGCTGCTTGGCTGGCTGCTGGTATTAACAGGCCAAGCTGAGAAggctcagggtgtcctccgACCATTGCTTGTCTCGCTTCAG GGATCAGATAGCTCCACTCAAAGAGGTGTCATCCACAACCTCTTGGCTTTGTGTCTGAGGCAGCAAGGCCGCATACCAGAGGCAGGCTGGCAACTCCACTCGGCCTTGGTGATATCCCGGGAAAGTGGAAACCAGAGGAATCAGGCCTTGGCACTGGCCAACCTGGGCTGCCTGGCACTGGATACTGGGGCGTCGACACTGGCAGAACGTTTCTTGGTCAG atcTCTGCAACTTTTTCTGGGACTCTGGGAGAGCCCCACCGATGAAGAGCATGTGCAGACCTTCCTTTGGCTGGGGAAGAGTTACAAAGACAGGGGGAAGAGTCACCAAATCAGGGTCTCATATGAAATGGGACTTCTGATAGCGCTGCATGCTAGAAATTTGCcca GTCAGTTAGTGGTGGCGAAGGTGCTGAGTCGGCTCTATTCAGACCTGCTGCTTTACGGACAAAGCATCGTCTATTATGAACACTGTGTGTCAGTAGCCAGAGAGCTGAAAGATAAGAGACTCGAAGGAGAGTACCTTGAAATATTAAGCAGCCTCTACCTCTCACTAAATACCGAGAG ATCGTCTCGTAAATCTTTGGATTACACTAAGCAAAGCCTGAGGATTTCCATTGATTTGGGCAAAAGAGAAGAAGAGTCTGAGACCTGGTTGCAGGTGGGAAGGATCTATTATCTCATCCACGAGGATGAGCTGGCTGACATGTACCTGCAG GCAGCAGTGAAGACAGCCCTGAGAATGAATGACCCTCATTTCTCGATGAGCATCTATGAAGAAGCGGGGGATGTCTATTTTAAAGGACACAGGAACAGGATGGCCTCATTACCTTTCTACAGG GATGGCAGTTTACCTTTTTCCCGAAGTATCAGAGACACCCATTCGGAGTTCCGTTTGTTGAGTAAACTGACAGCGCTGTTAATGGAACAGGGGGAACAAGAAGAGGCTCTGCAATATGCTATGCTAGCTGTTGAAATAGCTAACAAAACAG GTGTGCATATAAATGAGCGGACAGCCTACCACCGACTGGCGACAGTTTACTACAACCTTCAGCACTATGAGATGGCTGAGAACTACTATCTCAAGTCCCTGTCGCTCTGTCCGCCCGTCATGCAGCACCCAAAGGAGGCTCGCTACTACACTCAGGTCTACTGCAGGCTGGGAAATCTCACTCTGCACAAGCTCAAG GATTCGTTGGATGCGTTGGGTTATTTCCACCTCGCTCTGGCAGCCGCTCTGGAGGATCGAGCAAACCCCGAGGCTCTATACGTAGTGTATATGAAGTTAGCGGAGATCCACGGCAACCACATGCCTGACGCTCAGCTATGCCAGCTATACAGAGACAGAGCCAATAGCTTGAAGAGAGTTCTGTCAGGGGCAGAGGACTCCACTGTGAATGAGGAAATTGGAAAGGATACAAGTGAACACTGTGACAGTGACCCATTCCCAAGAACTTCTGGGATACAAGCGGCTACCCACAGAAACGCTGAAAGACTGAATGAACTTAACGAAAGACAGCATGACCACATTCCTCCTCGTGACACGAACAAAGAGTTTGGTGACGCCACTGCATTTCTTAGCTCACAGTCTTACAGTGAGAGCATTTGGACTGAGTCTTTTGACACAGCCAGAGAATACATGTCAGACTCCTGCAGCTCCACGGACACTGTGCAAACGTCCCCAAAACAGATAGATGGGAATGATTTGACCAGTAACACAAGTCTCGATCCCGACAAGGAACTGGTCACAGATCCACATCTTCATCAGAAAGACCCCGCTGCCTCTGTCAGCGGGGTTGATAACCTTTCATCCTGA
- the sh3tc2 gene encoding SH3 domain and tetratricopeptide repeat-containing protein 2 isoform X5 translates to MRIIWPHSILSFYSRKALCTRHDEDDEDQLSFKKNDLLMVKDTGQEDMWEGTLLTTGHHGLVPVTATQPLPYPFYQWFLRNYPGCAGCSPTEKEAFEHPLVTGSCVAVVDYIPLVQDELQLNQGDVVEIQGLMVRGLGVFIGKHSSTGRTGFIHKAHVKPLDTLSLQRHLVFLTEEERATLAQTSLFSYEPCDSNLLERLFSSDISSVYRLDRLDESDFMYIRNRPKRDHKVPTSTRQSVMSERSDGTPPNHSSPHPSLSHSSPRVSLCQSRNALAEEGEHLSFTFDDTFRELGEFQEEPPLFLEENIWERDESEVSDPTLILLNHDQFQEDFLPLYDLECSFLWVTFNGKGESELSGQLEGVRECAKRMGMHWARRRACFLLGRLCARKLKLSQARVYYEEALSVQVDSFRDTPLLIALLTNLTAVYLKQRMSDKLPLTLEKASAVLLCLPKHTYTSSDEIELLKLLLRRSMVTGDKYLEARVCYLISSLFLLLRKPDDALPFVERLQFLSSSLSANDGSGIAPLDLNWLLSLLYHRKYMPYLVLASLSLDSRQDHSLHDAFQRIERFIRNSARLNPFWKEETSLLPAQIVVYLLQALAIAEKEGDLKSQRDLCLGLASVYQQYGALDKAVCCAQRAVETGGFINEEEGFEASVLLGWLLVLTGQAEKAQGVLRPLLVSLQGSDSSTQRGVIHNLLALCLRQQGRIPEAGWQLHSALVISRESGNQRNQALALANLGCLALDTGASTLAERFLVRSLQLFLGLWESPTDEEHVQTFLWLGKSYKDRGKSHQIRVSYEMGLLIALHARNLPSQLVVAKVLSRLYSDLLLYGQSIVYYEHCVSVARELKDKRLEGEYLEILSSLYLSLNTERSSRKSLDYTKQSLRISIDLGKREEESETWLQVGRIYYLIHEDELADMYLQAAVKTALRMNDPHFSMSIYEEAGDVYFKGHRNRMASLPFYRDGSLPFSRSIRDTHSEFRLLSKLTALLMEQGEQEEALQYAMLAVEIANKTGVHINERTAYHRLATVYYNLQHYEMAENYYLKSLSLCPPVMQHPKEARYYTQVYCRLGNLTLHKLKDSLDALGYFHLALAAALEDRANPEALYVVYMKLAEIHGNHMPDAQLCQLYRDRANSLKRVLSGAEDSTVNEEIGKDTSEHCDSDPFPRTSGIQAATHRNAERLNELNERQHDHIPPRDTNKEFGDATAFLSSQSYSESIWTESFDTAREYMSDSCSSTDTVQTSPKQIDGNDLTSNTSLDPDKELVTDPHLHQKDPAASVSGVDNLSS, encoded by the exons ATGAGGATCATTTGGCCACACTCTATCTTGAGCTTTTACTCCAGGAAG GCACTGTGCACAAGACATGACGAGGATGATGAAGATCAACTGTCTTTCAAAAAGAATGATCTTCTCATGGTGAAGGACACAGGACAGGAGGACATGTGGGAGGGCACACTGCTCACCACTGGCCATCATGGCCTCGTGCCAGTCACCGCCACTCAGCCGCTTCCCTACCCTTTCTACCA GTGGTTCCTGAGGAATTACCCGGGCTGTGCCGGGTGCTCGCCAACAGAAAAAGAAGCGTTTGAACATCCACTTG TGACAGGTTCGTGTGTAGCCGTGGTCGACTACATTCCGTTGGTTCAAGATGAGCTCCAGCTAAATCAAGGGGACGTTGTCGAGATTCAAGGTCTCATGGTGCGAGGCCTTGGCGTCTTCATCGGAAAACACTCCTCCACTGGTCGGACTGGCTTTATCCACAAGGCCCACGTGAAGCCTCTGGATACCCTGTCACT ACAAAGACATTTGGTCTTTCTGACCGAGGAGGAGCGAGCCACGCTGGCTCAAACCAGCCTGTTTAGCTACGAGCCGTGCGATAGCAACCTCCTGGAAAGGCTCTTCTCATCTGACATCAGCTCTGTATACAGGCTAG ACAGGCTGGATGAGTCTGACTTCATGTATATCAGGAATCGGCCCAAACGTG ATCACAAGGTTCCTACAAGCACTCGCCAGAGTGTCATGTCGGAGAGAAGCGACGGAACGCCTCCGAACCACTCCTCCCCCCACCCATCGCTATCGCACTCGTCACCGCGCGTGTCACTCTGTCAGTCCCGCAATGCTCTGGCAGAGGAGGGAGAGCACCTGTCCTTCACTTTCGATGACACATTTAGAGAGCTCGGTGAATTCCAGGAGGAACCGCCTCTCTTCTTGGAGGAAAACATTTGGGAAAGGGACGAGTCAGAAGTTAGTGACCCAACGTTGATCCTGCTAAACCATGACCAGTTTCAG GAAGACTTCCTTCCCCTGTATGACCTCGAGTGTTCCTTCCTGTGGGTGACCTTCAATGGGAAGGGCGAGAGTGAACTCTCAGGTCAGCTTGAAGGTGTAAGGGAGTGTGCAAAACGGATGGGCATGCATTGGGCACGTCGGCGAGCGTGCTTCCTCTTGGGAAGACTCTGCGCCAGGAAGCTCAAGCTATCGCAG GCTCGTGTATACTACGAGGAAGCACTGAGTGTTCAAGTGGACAGTTTTCGTGACACACCGCTGTTGATCGCTCTCCTCACCAACCTCACAGCCGTCTACCTGAAGCAGCGTATGAGCGACAAGCTGCCCCTCACCCTGGAAAAGGCCAGCGCTGTGCTTCTCTGTCTTCCCAAACATACCTACACGTCCTCTGATGAAATCGAGCTGCTGAAACTGCTTCTGAGGAGGTCGATGGTAACAGGGGATAAATATCTGGAGGCCCGTGTTTGCTACCTTATCTCCAGCCTCTTCCTACTTCTAAGGAAGCCTGATGACGCTCTTCCCTTTGTTGAGCGCTTACAATTCCTCTCCTCAAGTCTCTCCGCGAACGACGGATCTGGGATAGCACCTCTGGACCTCAACTGGCTTTTGAGCTTGCTCTATCACCGTAAATACATGCCTTATCTGGTGCTAGCTTCTCTGAGCCTTGACTCAAGACAAGACCACTCGCTCCATGACGCCTTCCAGAGGATTGAGAGGTTTATCAGAAACTCTGCTCGCCTGAACCCGTTTTGGAAGGAGGAAACCTCCCTGCTCCCTGCCCAGATTGTGGTTTACCTCCTGCAGGCGCTGGCGATAGCTGAGAAAGAGGGGGACTTAAAGTCGCAGAGAGACCTATGTCTGGGCTTGGCCTCAGTTTACCAGCAGTATGGCGCCCTTGATAAGGCTGTGTGCTGTGCTCAACGAGCAGTGGAGACTGGAGGCTTCATCAATGAGGAGGAAGGCTTTGAGGCCTCTGTGCTGCTTGGCTGGCTGCTGGTATTAACAGGCCAAGCTGAGAAggctcagggtgtcctccgACCATTGCTTGTCTCGCTTCAG GGATCAGATAGCTCCACTCAAAGAGGTGTCATCCACAACCTCTTGGCTTTGTGTCTGAGGCAGCAAGGCCGCATACCAGAGGCAGGCTGGCAACTCCACTCGGCCTTGGTGATATCCCGGGAAAGTGGAAACCAGAGGAATCAGGCCTTGGCACTGGCCAACCTGGGCTGCCTGGCACTGGATACTGGGGCGTCGACACTGGCAGAACGTTTCTTGGTCAG atcTCTGCAACTTTTTCTGGGACTCTGGGAGAGCCCCACCGATGAAGAGCATGTGCAGACCTTCCTTTGGCTGGGGAAGAGTTACAAAGACAGGGGGAAGAGTCACCAAATCAGGGTCTCATATGAAATGGGACTTCTGATAGCGCTGCATGCTAGAAATTTGCcca GTCAGTTAGTGGTGGCGAAGGTGCTGAGTCGGCTCTATTCAGACCTGCTGCTTTACGGACAAAGCATCGTCTATTATGAACACTGTGTGTCAGTAGCCAGAGAGCTGAAAGATAAGAGACTCGAAGGAGAGTACCTTGAAATATTAAGCAGCCTCTACCTCTCACTAAATACCGAGAG ATCGTCTCGTAAATCTTTGGATTACACTAAGCAAAGCCTGAGGATTTCCATTGATTTGGGCAAAAGAGAAGAAGAGTCTGAGACCTGGTTGCAGGTGGGAAGGATCTATTATCTCATCCACGAGGATGAGCTGGCTGACATGTACCTGCAG GCAGCAGTGAAGACAGCCCTGAGAATGAATGACCCTCATTTCTCGATGAGCATCTATGAAGAAGCGGGGGATGTCTATTTTAAAGGACACAGGAACAGGATGGCCTCATTACCTTTCTACAGG GATGGCAGTTTACCTTTTTCCCGAAGTATCAGAGACACCCATTCGGAGTTCCGTTTGTTGAGTAAACTGACAGCGCTGTTAATGGAACAGGGGGAACAAGAAGAGGCTCTGCAATATGCTATGCTAGCTGTTGAAATAGCTAACAAAACAG GTGTGCATATAAATGAGCGGACAGCCTACCACCGACTGGCGACAGTTTACTACAACCTTCAGCACTATGAGATGGCTGAGAACTACTATCTCAAGTCCCTGTCGCTCTGTCCGCCCGTCATGCAGCACCCAAAGGAGGCTCGCTACTACACTCAGGTCTACTGCAGGCTGGGAAATCTCACTCTGCACAAGCTCAAG GATTCGTTGGATGCGTTGGGTTATTTCCACCTCGCTCTGGCAGCCGCTCTGGAGGATCGAGCAAACCCCGAGGCTCTATACGTAGTGTATATGAAGTTAGCGGAGATCCACGGCAACCACATGCCTGACGCTCAGCTATGCCAGCTATACAGAGACAGAGCCAATAGCTTGAAGAGAGTTCTGTCAGGGGCAGAGGACTCCACTGTGAATGAGGAAATTGGAAAGGATACAAGTGAACACTGTGACAGTGACCCATTCCCAAGAACTTCTGGGATACAAGCGGCTACCCACAGAAACGCTGAAAGACTGAATGAACTTAACGAAAGACAGCATGACCACATTCCTCCTCGTGACACGAACAAAGAGTTTGGTGACGCCACTGCATTTCTTAGCTCACAGTCTTACAGTGAGAGCATTTGGACTGAGTCTTTTGACACAGCCAGAGAATACATGTCAGACTCCTGCAGCTCCACGGACACTGTGCAAACGTCCCCAAAACAGATAGATGGGAATGATTTGACCAGTAACACAAGTCTCGATCCCGACAAGGAACTGGTCACAGATCCACATCTTCATCAGAAAGACCCCGCTGCCTCTGTCAGCGGGGTTGATAACCTTTCATCCTGA